One genomic segment of Hordeum vulgare subsp. vulgare chromosome 2H, MorexV3_pseudomolecules_assembly, whole genome shotgun sequence includes these proteins:
- the LOC123429484 gene encoding protein ASPARTIC PROTEASE IN GUARD CELL 1-like, whose amino-acid sequence MSILYAYKLCFLFALLISSSHGTVGNVAPPSAGFSLPVVSNQETADGQLGANLTSIGPHIAPVGWPLYGVLVGVGSGQTRHFYKLGLDLVGNLTWMQCQPCVPEVRQEGAVFDSAESPRYKHMKATDPMCTPPYTPSVGNRCSFYTTTWNVAAHGYLGSDMFAFAGTGAGGHSTDVDQLIFGCAHTTDGLERLSHGVLAGALSLSRHPMSFLSQLTARGLADSRFSYCLFPEQSHPIAKHGFLRFGRDIPRHDHAHSTSLLFTGPGSGGMYHIRVVGISLNGRRIMRLQPAMFTRNLQTRRGGSVVDPGTPLTRLVRQAYDIVEAEVVANMQKQGARRAKAQVQGHRLCFVSWGHVHLPSLTINMYEDTAKLFIKPELLFRKVTARLLCFTVMPDEEMTVLGAAQQMDTRFTFDLHANRLYFAQENCNADTRFTSRS is encoded by the coding sequence ATGTCTATTTTATATGCCTATAAGCTTTGCTTCCTCTTTGCTCTGCTGATTTCGTCCAGCCATGGCACCGTCGGCAATGTGGCACCACCGAGCGCCGGATTCAGTCTGCCTGTCGTGTCCAACCAGGAAACAGCCGACGGGCAGCTTGGCGCGAACCTCACGAGCATAGGTCCGCACATAGCACCCGTGGGGTGGCCCTTGTACGGCGTCCTCGTCGGCGTGGGCTCCGGCCAAACCCGGCATTTCTACAAGCTCGGGCTGGACCTCGTCGGCAATCTGACGTGGATGCAGTGCCAGCCCTGCGTGCCCGAGGTTCGGCAGGAGGGCGCCGTCTTCGACTCTGCCGAGTCCCCTCGCTACAAGCACATGAAGGCAACGGACCCCATGTGTACGCCCCCCTACACCCCTTCCGTCGGCAACCGGTGCAGCTTCTACACCACCACCTGGAACGTCGCCGCACACGGCTACCTCGGCAGCGACATGTTCGCCTTCGCCGGTACCGGCGCAGGAGGACACAGCACGGACGTGGACCAACTCATCTTCGGCTGCGCACACACGACGGACGGGCTCGAGCGCCTCAGCCACGGCGTTCTCGCTGGGGCCCTGAGCTTGAGCAGGCACCCGATGTCGTTCCTGAGCCAGCTCACCGCGCGCGGGCTGGCCGACTCGCGGTTCTCTTACTGCCTCTTCCCCGAGCAGAGCCACCCCATCGCCAAGCACGGGTTCCTCCGCTTCGGCCGCGACATCCCGAGGCACGACCACGCGCACAGCACGTCGCTGCTCTTCACGGGACCGGGCTCCGGCGGCATGTACCACATCCGCGTCGTCGGCATCAGCTTGAACGGGAGAAGAATTATGAGGTTACAGCCGGCGATGTTCACGCGGAACCTTCAAACCCGACGAGGGGGGTCCGTCGTCGATCCGGGGACTCCGCTGACAAGGCTGGTTCGCCAGGCATACGACATCGTCGAGGCCGAGGTCGTGGCGAACATGCAGAAGCAAGGGGCGCGCCGCGCGAAGGCGCAGGTGCAGGGGCACCGCCTCTGCTTTGTCTCGTGGGGCCACGTGCACCTCCCGAGCTTGACCATCAACATGTACGAAGACACAGCCAAGCTTTTCATCAAGCCGGAACTGCTGTTCCGGAAGGTGACCGCCAGGCTCCTGTGTTTCACCGTCATGCCGGACGAGGAGATGACGGTGCTCGGCGCGGCGCAGCAGATGGACACGCGGTTCACGTTTGACCTCCATGCCAATCGTCTCTACTTTGCCCAGGAGAATTGTAATGCTGACACCCGGTTCACGTCTAGATCCTAG